A single region of the Streptomyces sp. NBC_00425 genome encodes:
- a CDS encoding phosphoglycerate kinase produces the protein MKTIDELLAEGVAGKRVFVRADLNVPLAGTTITDDGRIRAVLPTVKALAEAGARVVVASHLGRPKGAPDPAFSLAPAAARLGELLGADVAFATDTVGDSATATVAGLADGRVAVLENLRFNAGETSKDDAERAAFADRLAVLADVYVGDGFGAVHRRHASVYDLPGKLPHYAGYLIATEVGVLKKLTQDVARPYVVALGGSKVSDKLAVIDELLGKADRILIGGGMAFTFLKAQGHEVGASLLQEDQIPVVTEYLERAEKQGVELVLPVDVVVSPGFPDLKAKAPTEHAAVDADKMPEGRLGLDIGPKTGELYASKLADAATVFWNGPMGVFEHPDYAEGTKAVAQALIDSDGFTVVGGGDSAAAVRTLGFDENAFGHISTGGGASLEYLEGKTLPGLAALEG, from the coding sequence ATGAAGACGATCGACGAACTTCTCGCCGAAGGCGTCGCAGGCAAGCGCGTCTTCGTCCGCGCCGACCTGAACGTGCCGCTGGCCGGCACCACCATCACCGACGACGGCCGTATCCGCGCCGTGCTGCCCACCGTCAAGGCGCTGGCCGAGGCGGGCGCCCGCGTGGTCGTCGCCTCCCACCTGGGCCGCCCCAAGGGCGCTCCGGACCCGGCCTTCTCCCTCGCTCCCGCCGCCGCGCGCCTCGGTGAACTCCTCGGCGCCGACGTGGCCTTCGCGACCGACACCGTCGGCGACTCCGCCACGGCCACCGTCGCCGGCCTCGCCGACGGCCGGGTCGCGGTCCTCGAGAACCTGCGCTTCAACGCCGGCGAGACCTCGAAGGACGACGCCGAGCGGGCCGCCTTCGCCGACCGGCTGGCCGTCCTCGCCGACGTGTACGTGGGCGACGGCTTCGGCGCGGTGCACCGGCGGCACGCGTCCGTCTACGACCTCCCGGGCAAGCTGCCGCACTACGCCGGCTACCTGATCGCCACCGAGGTCGGCGTCCTGAAGAAGCTCACCCAGGACGTCGCGCGCCCCTACGTCGTGGCGCTCGGCGGCTCCAAGGTCTCCGACAAGCTCGCCGTCATCGACGAACTGCTCGGCAAGGCCGACCGCATCCTCATCGGCGGCGGCATGGCCTTCACCTTCCTCAAGGCCCAGGGCCACGAGGTCGGCGCCTCCCTCCTCCAGGAGGACCAGATCCCGGTCGTCACCGAGTACCTGGAACGCGCCGAGAAGCAGGGCGTCGAGTTGGTCCTCCCGGTCGACGTCGTGGTCTCGCCCGGATTCCCGGACCTGAAGGCCAAGGCGCCCACCGAGCACGCCGCCGTCGACGCGGACAAGATGCCCGAGGGCCGGCTGGGCCTGGACATCGGCCCGAAGACGGGTGAGCTGTACGCGAGCAAGCTCGCCGACGCCGCGACCGTGTTCTGGAACGGTCCGATGGGCGTCTTCGAACACCCCGACTACGCCGAGGGCACCAAGGCGGTCGCCCAGGCTCTCATCGACTCGGACGGCTTCACAGTCGTCGGCGGCGGAGACTCCGCCGCGGCCGTGCGCACGCTCGGCTTCGACGAGAACGCATTCGGCCACATCTCGACCGGTGGCGGCGCCTCCCTCGAATACCTCGAGGGCAAGACGCTCCCCGGCCTCGCCGCACTGGAAGGCTGA
- a CDS encoding RNA polymerase-binding protein RbpA — protein MASGNAIRGSRVGAGPMGEAERGESAPRLRISFWCSNGHETVPSFASDAQVPETWDCPRCGFPAGQDRDNPPDPPRTEPYKTHLAYVRERRSDADGEAILAEALAKLRGEI, from the coding sequence GTGGCAAGTGGCAACGCGATCCGAGGTAGCCGGGTCGGGGCGGGGCCGATGGGCGAGGCCGAGCGGGGCGAGTCCGCGCCCCGTCTGCGCATCTCCTTCTGGTGCTCCAACGGACACGAGACGGTGCCCAGCTTCGCCAGCGACGCGCAGGTGCCCGAGACCTGGGACTGCCCGCGCTGCGGCTTTCCCGCCGGGCAGGACCGGGACAACCCCCCGGACCCGCCGCGCACCGAGCCCTACAAGACGCACCTCGCCTATGTGCGGGAGCGGCGCAGCGACGCGGACGGCGAGGCGATCCTCGCCGAGGCGCTCGCCAAACTGCGGGGCGAGATCTAG
- the tpiA gene encoding triose-phosphate isomerase, whose amino-acid sequence MTTRTPLMAGNWKMNLNHLEAIAHVQKLAFALADKDYEAVEVAVLPPFTDLRSVQTLVDGDKLKIKYGAQDISAHDSGAYTGEISGAMLAKLKCTFVAIGHSERRQYHDETDELVNAKVKAAYKHGLTPILCVGEELDVREAGNHVAHTLAQVEGGLKDLPAEQAESVVIAYEPVWAIGTGKVCGAEDAQEVCAAVRAKIAELYTQELADKVRIQYGGSVKSGNVAEIMAQADIDGALVGGASLDADEFVKIVRFRDQ is encoded by the coding sequence ATGACCACTCGTACGCCGCTGATGGCGGGCAACTGGAAGATGAACCTCAACCACCTCGAGGCCATCGCGCACGTCCAGAAGCTCGCCTTCGCCCTGGCCGACAAGGACTACGAGGCCGTCGAGGTCGCCGTCCTGCCGCCCTTCACCGACCTGCGCTCCGTGCAGACCCTGGTCGACGGCGACAAGCTCAAGATCAAGTACGGCGCCCAGGACATCTCGGCGCACGACTCCGGCGCCTACACCGGCGAGATCTCCGGTGCGATGCTCGCCAAGCTGAAGTGCACGTTCGTGGCGATCGGCCACTCCGAGCGCCGGCAGTACCACGACGAGACCGACGAGCTGGTGAACGCCAAGGTCAAGGCCGCCTACAAGCACGGCCTGACCCCCATCCTGTGCGTCGGCGAGGAGCTGGACGTCCGTGAGGCGGGCAACCACGTCGCCCACACCCTCGCGCAGGTCGAGGGCGGCCTGAAGGACCTCCCGGCCGAGCAGGCCGAGTCCGTCGTGATCGCCTACGAGCCCGTGTGGGCCATCGGCACCGGCAAGGTCTGCGGCGCCGAGGACGCGCAGGAGGTCTGCGCCGCCGTCCGCGCCAAGATCGCCGAGCTCTACACCCAGGAGCTGGCCGACAAGGTCCGCATCCAGTACGGCGGCTCCGTCAAGTCCGGCAACGTCGCCGAGATCATGGCGCAGGCCGACATCGACGGCGCGCTGGTCGGCGGCGCCTCGCTGGACGCGGACGAGTTCGTCAAGATCGTGCGCTTCCGCGACCAGTGA
- the secG gene encoding preprotein translocase subunit SecG — protein sequence MVLGFSIALIVFSLLLMLLVLMHKGKGGGLSDMFGGGMQSSVGGSSVAERNLDRITVVVGMLWFASIIVLGILMKTNN from the coding sequence GTGGTTTTGGGGTTCTCGATCGCCCTGATCGTCTTCAGCCTGCTGCTGATGCTGCTGGTGCTGATGCACAAGGGGAAGGGCGGCGGTCTCTCCGACATGTTCGGCGGCGGCATGCAGTCCTCCGTCGGCGGTTCCTCGGTCGCCGAGCGCAACCTCGACCGCATCACCGTCGTCGTCGGGATGCTGTGGTTCGCCTCCATCATCGTCCTCGGCATCCTGATGAAGACGAACAACTGA